AGGGGTATATTACCGCCTGTTTTTCAACGTTTTTTCGAAAAACTGCGTTTTTGCAGTGAAAATTGGATAACTGAAATTGAAAAATGCACCTTACGCTTTGCGTAAAGTGCATTTTGTCGACGGTCTGGAGCGAGCGGCGCATGCCGCTCGCTTCCTTGAGATTGTCGAGAAAACGAAAGCAAGCGGGATTTTTTTAACACGAAGAGTCGAAGAAGGGAAGGTGGGAAGATTTTATTATTCTGCCATACTTTTTGCCGGGCCGATAGCATCGGCCCGCTTCGCTTCTTCGTGTTATATTCGTACCCATTCTATTTTAAAATCGTCTACGTTCTGAAGGGAGCGAGCGACGCGCGTCGCTCGCTCTTTTTTGTCTGCGGAAAAATAAGACCGAGAAAAATTCCCGGCCGCGGGGAAAAATTCCCGACCGGTCGGCGGTGGCGGCGATGCGTTTGCGGCGCTAAGTTGAAAAAAAGATGGCCGCAGAGCGCGAAAAAACAGGAAACGATAAAAAAATTTGCTGTGGGAAAAAGTTGGCACGGAACTTGCAATAATAAAAAGCAAGCGAAGCGCGGAGGGCGTCGCGAACGAGCGGAGCGCAAAAGAAAAAAGGAGGTAACGATGGTGTCTAATGTATTTGGTGAGTTTTTTGGCATGATGATTTTTATTGCATTTGGTTGCGGCGTGGTAGCAAACGTGCTACTGAAAGATTCAAAAGGCAACGGCAGCGGCTGTATTGTCATCTACACCGGTTGGGCGATGGCGATCCTGATGGGGGTGACGGTCGGTCTGGCTGCCGGCAATTCGGCGGATTTGAACCCGGCAGTCACGCTCTTTAAAATGTTGATGGGGGCGTATACGCCCGGCCTTGCTCTTGGCCTGATGGCAGCGCAGACGCTTGGCGGCGCGGCAGGCGCGCTGCTTGTCTGGCTGATCTATCTGCCGCACTGGTCCATTACCGAAGACAAGGGGCTCAAACTTGGCGTGTTTTCTACTGGCCCTGCGGTACGCAACTATACGGCCAACTTCATTTGCGAATGCCTGGCTTCGACGATCCTCTTCGTCTGCCTGCTTTCGTTCGGCAGCAAGTTCGTCAGTGGTACAAACGGATTTGCAAGCGGTTTCGGCAATTACATGGTCGGCATGGCCGTATGGGCAGTCGGTCTGTCGTTTGGCGGACCAACCGGATATGCATTGAATCCGGCGCGTGATTTAGGGCCGCGCATCGCGCATGCGATCCTGCCGATCGCCGGCAAAGGCAGCTCGGACTGGGCCTATTCCTGGGTTCCGGTTGCCGGACCGATGGCGGGCGGCGTGATTGCTTTCGTACTCTGCCGTGCAATCGGCATCATTTAAGTAACGCTTGATTCTTGCCGGGCCAGCACCCTGGCAGATCATGATAAACAAGTTTGTCAAAGTCCAATCCAGGAAAAAAGTCGTCGCATTTGCGGCGGCTTTTTTCTATGCCGGACGTTACGGTTGAAAAAGAACGATTTGAGGCACCGGCGGCATAGGCGACACGGAAATCGTTGCGTGTTTAACTGTTTTAAATGCTAAGCCGTGCAGCGATTTGCGACTGTCGACAAAACGAAAGCAAGCGGGGTATTTTTACACGAAGAGTCGAAGAAAGGAAGGTTGGAAGAATTTTTTATTCTTCTTCTTTTCTTTCCGCCAGGCCGATGCGATCGGCCCGCTTCGCTTCTTCGTGTTATCGCATTTAAATTTTCAATTGTCCACACTCTGAGGCGTGCAGCGACTTATGTGTTTCAAAATAAATCTTCAACAGCTTCGCTTATTTTTGGTTACGGTTGGCAGAGAAAAAGATTGCCAGCATCGGCGATGTCTGATATAACGGAGTAGGACTTTTCACCGGGAAGAAAGGAAGCGAAAAAGATGGCATGGATTTGGCTGTTGATTGCAGGCGTGTTTGAGGTAGCATGGGCGATCGGTTTGAAATATACGGAAGGCTTTAGCCGTTTGGGGCCAAGCGCATTTACGCTGGCGGCGATGGGCGCGAGCATGTACTTTCTATCAGCTGCTGTGAAGGAACTGCCGATCGGCACGGCGTATGCAGTTTGGACAGGAGTCGGCGCAGCCGGTACTGCAATAATGGGCATGATTCTGCTTGGCGAACCACGGGAGGCGGGACGTATCGCTTGCCTCGGACTCATTGTCGCCGGAATTATCGGGCTTAAAATATTATCACCGGAATAGAAAATAATGCCTGAATCTAAAGAATTTCCAAAGATTGCGGGCGTATAATCAGGCGGCATGGAATATGGAAATTGAGAGGGATATGTTAAATGCCGAATCGCCAAAAGAGCGCAGAATCTGTTGCGACGCACACAAGGGAAGAGGTAAGGGCGCGTTGGGGGTTTCAACCCTTTGTTGATGCTGCCGTTGAAGAAGGCTTCTTTTTTGATTTATTAACTACGCAAAGCCCGGTTGGTCCGACCATCCAGTATGGTGAGCAAACAATGGTCAACTTTGCCAGCATCAATATTTTAAATACGCACCAGGAAGCGGACGTCATGGCGCATTTTCACCAGGCGGCCGATCAATATGGTTTGGTGACTGGCGGCTCGCGCGTTACGCAGGGCGTCAGTCAGGCGCACATGGGCATGGAACAGGAACTGTGCCGGATCACCGGCAAGGAACGTTCGCTGTCCTTTGCCAGCGGTCTGCTGGCAAACATCGGTTTCGTCAACGCGATGAGCAGCCAGTTCAACTTCAGCCCGACCTGCAACATCGACAACCGGGACACGATCTTCGTTCTGGATCGCGACAGCCATTGGAGCCTTTGGAAAGCGGTCTCGCATCTGAAGTTCGGCAAGCAGGTCTTTGTCTTCCGGCACAATGATCCGAAGGATCTGGACAAGGTGCTGCACCGCTTAGAAGGCAAGGCAAGCAAAATCGTTGTTATCTTTGAAAGCGTCTATTCGGCTGACGGCAGCATTGCGCCGATGGGCAAGCTGCTCGATGTTTGCGAGGCGCACGAAGCGCTCAGCTATGTCGATGACGCTAACGGCTTCATGATTTATGGACCGGAACATCGTCCGTTTGCTAAAGAATATGCCGAAATGAAACGCGCTACGTTCATCATGGTTTCCTTTTCCAAAGCGATTGGCATGGAAGGCGGCGCTATTTCCGGCCCGGATAAATTCATCCACGGCTTTGAAGTTTTGTCGGGAACGTCGCTCTTTACTGCGGCGATTCAACCGCCGACCGCCAGCACGATTCACTATGTGATGCGGAAACTGGATCAGAATCCGGCGATCATGGATGAATATCTGCGCCGCGCGCTTGATTTGCGCAACGCATTGGCCGAGATGGGCTGCCAACTCAATGAAACGCCGAGCTACATTACGTCGGTCTTTATCGGCAAAGATGAGAAAGCGGCGCGCATCTGGCAGGAGTTTTGTGAAATGGGCTTTTCCGTGCCGATGTTCCGTTATCCGGCGGTTAAGCCGGATCAGGCGCTGATCCGCATTATGCTGAACAGCCATCATACGGAGGAACAGATCCAAGGCCTGCTGAAAGCGATGAGGATGCTGAAAGAAAAATACGAGTTTTAAGCGAAGAGGCTGTCTCAATAATTTGAGACAGCCTCTTCTTTTTAAAAATTAAACGCTATTTATGGAAATGACCGAAAACTATTTGAAATCGAGCAGGTCTTTACCGATCTTTGTCAAAGAAGATAAAAGAAGTAGAGGATTGTGCAAAAGGAGAGATGTCAATGGCAAAGCAAAAGCGTACAAAATGGAAACGTTGGCTTGGGGTTTTAGCGGTCGTATTTTTGCTTGCGGCCACGCCGGCTCAGGCGGCAACGCCGCAGAGCGATTTGCAGCAACGCTGCGTCGCGCAACAGGATGCCGTGCTGCAGGACTTGGAACAGTTTGTCAATATTGACAGCGGCAGCGGTTATGAGCCGGGCTTGAACCAGTTCCAGGGTTTGTTAATCGAACGTTTGCAGCAATTAGGCGCGGAAGTGGAAACGACGCAAGTCGAGAAACCGCAGGCCGGGCGGATTATCAAGGCGACGCTGCGCGGCAACGGTAAAGGGAGCATATTGCTTCTTGCGCATGCCGACACGGTATATGCGGAGGGAACCGCGGCAAAACGTCCGTTCAAGCAGGAAAACGGAAGGGCTTATGGCCCCGGCGTGTCCGATGAGAAGGGCGGCCTGACGTTGGCGCTGCACTCGCTCGCGCTCTTGAAAGAGATGAACTACACTGATTATGAGAAGATCACCTTTTTGATCAATCCGGATGAAGAGAAGAGTTCGCTCATGTCACGCGACGCGATCATGGCGGCAGCTAAAGAGCATCAGTACACGCTCTCGGTGGAACCGGGCATTCCCGGTGATGCAATCATGAACTGGCGCAAGGGAATCGGTCGACTGACGCTCGAAGTCAAGGGGCGCAATGCGCATGCCGGAATCGAACCGGAAAAAGGGCGCAACGCCACCGTGGAACTGGCGAATCAGATTTTGCAACTCAGTAATTTGAACGATGCTGGGAAAATGACTACGGTGAACTGGACGCTGTTGGAGAAAACCAAAACGCCGGTCAATGTGATACCGGACTATGCATGGG
The nucleotide sequence above comes from Azotosporobacter soli. Encoded proteins:
- a CDS encoding MIP/aquaporin family protein; this translates as MVSNVFGEFFGMMIFIAFGCGVVANVLLKDSKGNGSGCIVIYTGWAMAILMGVTVGLAAGNSADLNPAVTLFKMLMGAYTPGLALGLMAAQTLGGAAGALLVWLIYLPHWSITEDKGLKLGVFSTGPAVRNYTANFICECLASTILFVCLLSFGSKFVSGTNGFASGFGNYMVGMAVWAVGLSFGGPTGYALNPARDLGPRIAHAILPIAGKGSSDWAYSWVPVAGPMAGGVIAFVLCRAIGII
- the sugE gene encoding quaternary ammonium compound efflux SMR transporter SugE, whose amino-acid sequence is MAWIWLLIAGVFEVAWAIGLKYTEGFSRLGPSAFTLAAMGASMYFLSAAVKELPIGTAYAVWTGVGAAGTAIMGMILLGEPREAGRIACLGLIVAGIIGLKILSPE
- a CDS encoding pyridoxal phosphate-dependent aminotransferase family protein, whose protein sequence is MPNRQKSAESVATHTREEVRARWGFQPFVDAAVEEGFFFDLLTTQSPVGPTIQYGEQTMVNFASINILNTHQEADVMAHFHQAADQYGLVTGGSRVTQGVSQAHMGMEQELCRITGKERSLSFASGLLANIGFVNAMSSQFNFSPTCNIDNRDTIFVLDRDSHWSLWKAVSHLKFGKQVFVFRHNDPKDLDKVLHRLEGKASKIVVIFESVYSADGSIAPMGKLLDVCEAHEALSYVDDANGFMIYGPEHRPFAKEYAEMKRATFIMVSFSKAIGMEGGAISGPDKFIHGFEVLSGTSLFTAAIQPPTASTIHYVMRKLDQNPAIMDEYLRRALDLRNALAEMGCQLNETPSYITSVFIGKDEKAARIWQEFCEMGFSVPMFRYPAVKPDQALIRIMLNSHHTEEQIQGLLKAMRMLKEKYEF
- a CDS encoding glutamate carboxypeptidase; this encodes MAKQKRTKWKRWLGVLAVVFLLAATPAQAATPQSDLQQRCVAQQDAVLQDLEQFVNIDSGSGYEPGLNQFQGLLIERLQQLGAEVETTQVEKPQAGRIIKATLRGNGKGSILLLAHADTVYAEGTAAKRPFKQENGRAYGPGVSDEKGGLTLALHSLALLKEMNYTDYEKITFLINPDEEKSSLMSRDAIMAAAKEHQYTLSVEPGIPGDAIMNWRKGIGRLTLEVKGRNAHAGIEPEKGRNATVELANQILQLSNLNDAGKMTTVNWTLLEKTKTPVNVIPDYAWAQADVRVLYPEEFDRILKDANQLIRQKRIADTEVKVDLFKGRPPFAKNERTDKLAAHLQAIYADELGLALKVEGSGGGSDANYAAIVGSIAVDGMGIVGGNDHTPEEYIEVGSIAPRLYLLTRTIMDIGSGKL